A stretch of the Lonchura striata isolate bLonStr1 chromosome 15, bLonStr1.mat, whole genome shotgun sequence genome encodes the following:
- the RARS1 gene encoding arginine--tRNA ligase, cytoplasmic isoform X2: protein MEARVAQSAARLARQENEIKLLTAEIERLKNFGCLGVSPSLEGLRDENAKLKYRLNFLKKSLQEERSKSTKSMININSCLQEIFGAAIQAAYPDLENPPLVVTPSQQPKFGDYQCNSAMGISQILLKTREQKVSPREIAEKIVKSIPANECIEKVEIAGPGFINVHLRKDFVSKQLSSLLINGVQPPAIGKRKKVVVDFSSPNIAKEMHVGHLRSTIIGESMCRLFEFVGYDVLRLNHLGDWGTQFGMLIAHLQDKFPDYLSVSPPIGDLQAFYKESKQRFDTEEEFKKRAYQCVVLLQSKNPDFIKAWNLICDVSRREFQKIYNCLDITLIERGESFYHEMMKDIVKEFEDKGFVQVDDGRKVVFVPGFPVPLTIMKSDGGFTYDTSDLAALKHRLCEEKGDILIYVVDSGQSVHLQTVFAAGQMIGWYDPKVTRVAHAAFGVVLGEDKKKFKTRSGDTVRLIDLLEEGLKRAMDKLKDKERDKVLTPEELKAAQTSVAFGCIKYADLSHNRLNDYVFSFDKMLDDRGNTAAYLLYAFTRIRAIARLANIDEQMLQKAAREEVLVLDHEKEWKLGKCILRFPEILQKILEDLLLHTLCDYLYELATTFTEFYDSCYCVEKDRQTGQIVKVNMWRLLLCEATATVMAKGFDILGIKPVQRM from the exons ATGGAGGCGCGCGTGGCGCAGTCCGCGGCGAGGCTGGCGCGGCag gaaaacGAGATCAAGTTGTTAACTGCAGAAATTGAGCGTCTGAAGAACTTTGGGTGCTTGGGAGTCTCCCCGAGTTTGGAAGGGCTGCGAGACGAAAACGCAAAACTCAAGTATCGGTTAAACTTCCTTAAGAAG agCCTTCAAGAGGAAAGAAGCAAATCAACCAAAAGCATGATTAATATCAACAGCTGTCTCCAGGAGATCTTTGGAGCTGCCATTCAGGCTGCCTACCCAGACTTAGAAAACCCTCCTCTGGTGGTGACACCAAGTCAGCAGCCCAAATTTGGGGACTACCAGTGTAACAGTGCCATGGGCATATCACAG ATACTGCTCAAAACCAGGGAACAGAAGGTTAGCCCACGAGAAATCGCGGAGAAAATAGTAAAAAGTATTCCTGCCAATGAGTGCATTGAGAAGGTCGAAATTGCTGGTCCTG gTTTTATCAATGTCCACTTGAGAAAGGATTTCGTATCGAAGCAGCTGAGCAGTTTATTGATCAATGGAGTTCAACCACCAGCTATTGGCAAAAGGAAAAAG GTGGTGGTGGATTTTTCCTCCCCCAACATTGCAAAGGAGATGCACGTTGGGCACCTGCGCTCTACCATCATCGGGGAGAGCATGTGCCGGCTCTTCGAGTTCGTGGGCTATGATGTTCTGAG GTTGAACCATTTAGGAGATTGGGGCACCCAGTTTGGAATGCTCATTGCTCACCTCCAGGACAAATTTCCAGATTACTTAAGTGTTTCTCCTCCCATTGGGGATCTCCAAGCTTTTTACAAG GAATCCAAGCAGAGGTTTGACACAGAGGAGGAATTTAAGAAGAGAGCTTACCAAtgtgtggtgctgctgcagagcaaaaACCCCGATTTCATTAAAGCCTGGAATCTCATCTGTGACGTGTCACGCAGAG AATTCCAGAAAATCTACAACTGTTTGGACATCACACTCATAGAGAGAGGGGAGTCCTTCTACCATGAGATGATGAAAGACATTGTGAAAGAATTTGAAGATAAAG GATTTGTGCAGGTTGATGATGGCCGGAAGGTCGTGTTCGTCCCGGGTTTCCCTGTCCCACTGACCATCATGAAATCAGACGGAGGTTTCACGTATGACACGTCAGACCTGGCTGCTCTGAAGCACAGGCTGTGTGAAGAGAAGGGTGACATCCTTATCTACGTTGTTGACAGTGGCCAG tCTGTGCATCTCCAAACAGTATTTGCAGCTGGACAGATGATTGGCTGGTATGATCCCAAAGTCACCAGAGTGGCCCATGCTGCCTTTGGAGTGGTGCTGGGAGAAGACAA GAAGAAGTTCAAAACTCGTTCAGGGGACACGGTGCGTCTCATAGACCTGCTGGAGGAAGGACTGAAACGAGCCATGGACAAGCTGAAAGACAAGGAACGGGACAAG GTCCTGACACCAGAAGAGCTGAAAGCTGCCCAGACGTCGGTGGCTTTTGGATGCATTAAATATGCAGATCTGTCCCACAACAGACTCAATGATTACGTGTTCTCCTTTGACAAGATGCTGGATGACCGAGGGAACACAGCTGCCTATCTGCTCTATGCCTTCACACGGATCAG GGCAATTGCTCGCCTGGCCAACATCGATGAGCAGATGCTGCAGaaggcagccagggaggaggTGCTTGTCCTTGACCATGAGAAGGAGTGGAAATTGGGCAAGTGCATCCTGAGGTTTCCTGAGATACTGCAGAAGATCCTGGAGGACTTGTTATTGCACACACTCTGTGACTACCTGTATGAGCTGGCCACCACCTTCACTGAGTTCTACGACAGCTGCTACTGCGTTGAGAAGGACAGGCAGACTG GCCAAATTGTGAAAGTGAACAtgtggaggctgctgctgtgcgAAGCCACTGCCACCGTCATGGCCAAAGGATTCGACATCCTGGGGATTAAGCCTGTGCAGAGGATGTAG
- the RARS1 gene encoding arginine--tRNA ligase, cytoplasmic isoform X1 — translation MEARVAQSAARLARQENEIKLLTAEIERLKNFGCLGVSPSLEGLRDENAKLKYRLNFLKKSLQEERSKSTKSMININSCLQEIFGAAIQAAYPDLENPPLVVTPSQQPKFGDYQCNSAMGISQILLKTREQKVSPREIAEKIVKSIPANECIEKVEIAGPGFINVHLRKDFVSKQLSSLLINGVQPPAIGKRKKVVVDFSSPNIAKEMHVGHLRSTIIGESMCRLFEFVGYDVLRLNHLGDWGTQFGMLIAHLQDKFPDYLSVSPPIGDLQAFYKESKQRFDTEEEFKKRAYQCVVLLQSKNPDFIKAWNLICDVSRREFQKIYNCLDITLIERGESFYHEMMKDIVKEFEDKGFVQVDDGRKVVFVPGFPVPLTIMKSDGGFTYDTSDLAALKHRLCEEKGDILIYVVDSGQSVHLQTVFAAGQMIGWYDPKVTRVAHAAFGVVLGEDKWSFWLCVFRKKFKTRSGDTVRLIDLLEEGLKRAMDKLKDKERDKVLTPEELKAAQTSVAFGCIKYADLSHNRLNDYVFSFDKMLDDRGNTAAYLLYAFTRIRAIARLANIDEQMLQKAAREEVLVLDHEKEWKLGKCILRFPEILQKILEDLLLHTLCDYLYELATTFTEFYDSCYCVEKDRQTGQIVKVNMWRLLLCEATATVMAKGFDILGIKPVQRM, via the exons ATGGAGGCGCGCGTGGCGCAGTCCGCGGCGAGGCTGGCGCGGCag gaaaacGAGATCAAGTTGTTAACTGCAGAAATTGAGCGTCTGAAGAACTTTGGGTGCTTGGGAGTCTCCCCGAGTTTGGAAGGGCTGCGAGACGAAAACGCAAAACTCAAGTATCGGTTAAACTTCCTTAAGAAG agCCTTCAAGAGGAAAGAAGCAAATCAACCAAAAGCATGATTAATATCAACAGCTGTCTCCAGGAGATCTTTGGAGCTGCCATTCAGGCTGCCTACCCAGACTTAGAAAACCCTCCTCTGGTGGTGACACCAAGTCAGCAGCCCAAATTTGGGGACTACCAGTGTAACAGTGCCATGGGCATATCACAG ATACTGCTCAAAACCAGGGAACAGAAGGTTAGCCCACGAGAAATCGCGGAGAAAATAGTAAAAAGTATTCCTGCCAATGAGTGCATTGAGAAGGTCGAAATTGCTGGTCCTG gTTTTATCAATGTCCACTTGAGAAAGGATTTCGTATCGAAGCAGCTGAGCAGTTTATTGATCAATGGAGTTCAACCACCAGCTATTGGCAAAAGGAAAAAG GTGGTGGTGGATTTTTCCTCCCCCAACATTGCAAAGGAGATGCACGTTGGGCACCTGCGCTCTACCATCATCGGGGAGAGCATGTGCCGGCTCTTCGAGTTCGTGGGCTATGATGTTCTGAG GTTGAACCATTTAGGAGATTGGGGCACCCAGTTTGGAATGCTCATTGCTCACCTCCAGGACAAATTTCCAGATTACTTAAGTGTTTCTCCTCCCATTGGGGATCTCCAAGCTTTTTACAAG GAATCCAAGCAGAGGTTTGACACAGAGGAGGAATTTAAGAAGAGAGCTTACCAAtgtgtggtgctgctgcagagcaaaaACCCCGATTTCATTAAAGCCTGGAATCTCATCTGTGACGTGTCACGCAGAG AATTCCAGAAAATCTACAACTGTTTGGACATCACACTCATAGAGAGAGGGGAGTCCTTCTACCATGAGATGATGAAAGACATTGTGAAAGAATTTGAAGATAAAG GATTTGTGCAGGTTGATGATGGCCGGAAGGTCGTGTTCGTCCCGGGTTTCCCTGTCCCACTGACCATCATGAAATCAGACGGAGGTTTCACGTATGACACGTCAGACCTGGCTGCTCTGAAGCACAGGCTGTGTGAAGAGAAGGGTGACATCCTTATCTACGTTGTTGACAGTGGCCAG tCTGTGCATCTCCAAACAGTATTTGCAGCTGGACAGATGATTGGCTGGTATGATCCCAAAGTCACCAGAGTGGCCCATGCTGCCTTTGGAGTGGTGCTGGGAGAAGACAA GTGGTCATTTTGGCTGTGTGTTTTCAGGAAGAAGTTCAAAACTCGTTCAGGGGACACGGTGCGTCTCATAGACCTGCTGGAGGAAGGACTGAAACGAGCCATGGACAAGCTGAAAGACAAGGAACGGGACAAG GTCCTGACACCAGAAGAGCTGAAAGCTGCCCAGACGTCGGTGGCTTTTGGATGCATTAAATATGCAGATCTGTCCCACAACAGACTCAATGATTACGTGTTCTCCTTTGACAAGATGCTGGATGACCGAGGGAACACAGCTGCCTATCTGCTCTATGCCTTCACACGGATCAG GGCAATTGCTCGCCTGGCCAACATCGATGAGCAGATGCTGCAGaaggcagccagggaggaggTGCTTGTCCTTGACCATGAGAAGGAGTGGAAATTGGGCAAGTGCATCCTGAGGTTTCCTGAGATACTGCAGAAGATCCTGGAGGACTTGTTATTGCACACACTCTGTGACTACCTGTATGAGCTGGCCACCACCTTCACTGAGTTCTACGACAGCTGCTACTGCGTTGAGAAGGACAGGCAGACTG GCCAAATTGTGAAAGTGAACAtgtggaggctgctgctgtgcgAAGCCACTGCCACCGTCATGGCCAAAGGATTCGACATCCTGGGGATTAAGCCTGTGCAGAGGATGTAG
- the RARS1 gene encoding arginine--tRNA ligase, cytoplasmic isoform X3 — translation MININSCLQEIFGAAIQAAYPDLENPPLVVTPSQQPKFGDYQCNSAMGISQILLKTREQKVSPREIAEKIVKSIPANECIEKVEIAGPGFINVHLRKDFVSKQLSSLLINGVQPPAIGKRKKVVVDFSSPNIAKEMHVGHLRSTIIGESMCRLFEFVGYDVLRLNHLGDWGTQFGMLIAHLQDKFPDYLSVSPPIGDLQAFYKESKQRFDTEEEFKKRAYQCVVLLQSKNPDFIKAWNLICDVSRREFQKIYNCLDITLIERGESFYHEMMKDIVKEFEDKGFVQVDDGRKVVFVPGFPVPLTIMKSDGGFTYDTSDLAALKHRLCEEKGDILIYVVDSGQSVHLQTVFAAGQMIGWYDPKVTRVAHAAFGVVLGEDKWSFWLCVFRKKFKTRSGDTVRLIDLLEEGLKRAMDKLKDKERDKVLTPEELKAAQTSVAFGCIKYADLSHNRLNDYVFSFDKMLDDRGNTAAYLLYAFTRIRAIARLANIDEQMLQKAAREEVLVLDHEKEWKLGKCILRFPEILQKILEDLLLHTLCDYLYELATTFTEFYDSCYCVEKDRQTGQIVKVNMWRLLLCEATATVMAKGFDILGIKPVQRM, via the exons ATGATTAATATCAACAGCTGTCTCCAGGAGATCTTTGGAGCTGCCATTCAGGCTGCCTACCCAGACTTAGAAAACCCTCCTCTGGTGGTGACACCAAGTCAGCAGCCCAAATTTGGGGACTACCAGTGTAACAGTGCCATGGGCATATCACAG ATACTGCTCAAAACCAGGGAACAGAAGGTTAGCCCACGAGAAATCGCGGAGAAAATAGTAAAAAGTATTCCTGCCAATGAGTGCATTGAGAAGGTCGAAATTGCTGGTCCTG gTTTTATCAATGTCCACTTGAGAAAGGATTTCGTATCGAAGCAGCTGAGCAGTTTATTGATCAATGGAGTTCAACCACCAGCTATTGGCAAAAGGAAAAAG GTGGTGGTGGATTTTTCCTCCCCCAACATTGCAAAGGAGATGCACGTTGGGCACCTGCGCTCTACCATCATCGGGGAGAGCATGTGCCGGCTCTTCGAGTTCGTGGGCTATGATGTTCTGAG GTTGAACCATTTAGGAGATTGGGGCACCCAGTTTGGAATGCTCATTGCTCACCTCCAGGACAAATTTCCAGATTACTTAAGTGTTTCTCCTCCCATTGGGGATCTCCAAGCTTTTTACAAG GAATCCAAGCAGAGGTTTGACACAGAGGAGGAATTTAAGAAGAGAGCTTACCAAtgtgtggtgctgctgcagagcaaaaACCCCGATTTCATTAAAGCCTGGAATCTCATCTGTGACGTGTCACGCAGAG AATTCCAGAAAATCTACAACTGTTTGGACATCACACTCATAGAGAGAGGGGAGTCCTTCTACCATGAGATGATGAAAGACATTGTGAAAGAATTTGAAGATAAAG GATTTGTGCAGGTTGATGATGGCCGGAAGGTCGTGTTCGTCCCGGGTTTCCCTGTCCCACTGACCATCATGAAATCAGACGGAGGTTTCACGTATGACACGTCAGACCTGGCTGCTCTGAAGCACAGGCTGTGTGAAGAGAAGGGTGACATCCTTATCTACGTTGTTGACAGTGGCCAG tCTGTGCATCTCCAAACAGTATTTGCAGCTGGACAGATGATTGGCTGGTATGATCCCAAAGTCACCAGAGTGGCCCATGCTGCCTTTGGAGTGGTGCTGGGAGAAGACAA GTGGTCATTTTGGCTGTGTGTTTTCAGGAAGAAGTTCAAAACTCGTTCAGGGGACACGGTGCGTCTCATAGACCTGCTGGAGGAAGGACTGAAACGAGCCATGGACAAGCTGAAAGACAAGGAACGGGACAAG GTCCTGACACCAGAAGAGCTGAAAGCTGCCCAGACGTCGGTGGCTTTTGGATGCATTAAATATGCAGATCTGTCCCACAACAGACTCAATGATTACGTGTTCTCCTTTGACAAGATGCTGGATGACCGAGGGAACACAGCTGCCTATCTGCTCTATGCCTTCACACGGATCAG GGCAATTGCTCGCCTGGCCAACATCGATGAGCAGATGCTGCAGaaggcagccagggaggaggTGCTTGTCCTTGACCATGAGAAGGAGTGGAAATTGGGCAAGTGCATCCTGAGGTTTCCTGAGATACTGCAGAAGATCCTGGAGGACTTGTTATTGCACACACTCTGTGACTACCTGTATGAGCTGGCCACCACCTTCACTGAGTTCTACGACAGCTGCTACTGCGTTGAGAAGGACAGGCAGACTG GCCAAATTGTGAAAGTGAACAtgtggaggctgctgctgtgcgAAGCCACTGCCACCGTCATGGCCAAAGGATTCGACATCCTGGGGATTAAGCCTGTGCAGAGGATGTAG